One Triticum dicoccoides isolate Atlit2015 ecotype Zavitan chromosome 5B, WEW_v2.0, whole genome shotgun sequence genomic window carries:
- the LOC119305072 gene encoding RING-H2 finger protein ATL70-like — protein sequence MAALEIAFAAISVAVIVAIAYFLHTCSREATPVPMPPPPGAEEAAAAAGDVEMQAGMDEAAISALPKVVVRGGAGEASSSSSSTSCAVCLGEYDRGDVLRVLPDCAHSFHRPCVDQWLRLRPSCPVCRTPPAAPSPSQT from the coding sequence ATGGCGGCGCTGGAGATCGCCTTCGCCGCCATCAGCGTCGCGGTCATCGTCGCCATTGCCTACTTCCTCCACACGTGCTCGCGGGAGGCCACGCCCGTGCCGATGCCGCCGCCCCCCGGCGCGGAGGaggccgccgccgcagccggcgACGTCGAGATGCAGGCCGGGATGGACGAGGCCGCGATCAGCGCGCTGCCCAAGGTGGTGGTGcgcggcggggccggggaggcgtcgtcgtcctcgtcgtccacGAGCTGCGCGGTGTGCCTGGGGGAGTACGACCGGGGAGACGTGCTGCGGGTGCTGCCGGACTGCGCGCACTCGTTCCACCGGCCGTGCGTCGACCAGTGGCTGCGCCTCCGCCCCAGCTGCCCCGTCTGCCGCACGCCGCCGGCAGCCCCCTCGCCCAGCCAAACgtga